The following DNA comes from Bathymodiolus thermophilus thioautotrophic gill symbiont.
AAGACTGTATTACCTGCCAATTGGATACGCATTAAGAGATTAAGCGTATCTTACCAAGATAAAATTAGAGTTGGCATTACGCTATGCTTGGTGGTTTATTTGGCTTATGTTTGTGCACAGTTGGCATTGGGTTTGTTTATTAATGCACAAAGCCAAGTTGTAGCAGCGATTGATATAAAAACACCTCGGTCAAATACTAACAATATGAGAGCGTACAATAATTTGTTTGGCCAGTTTCAGCGTGTTAAAATTCGTCAGGATTATAAGAAAGTTAAACTCACTCCCCTTAATTTAACTTTGGTAGGGACGGTTTTTAAGAGGCGAAATGCTTTGGCTATTATTAAAAATGGTAGAAAAAAAGCCAAAATTTACCGACAAGGTGACAAGATTATTGCTGGTGTATTGCTGAAAGATATTGCTAAAGATTATGTGGTGATTGAAAGAGGTGAGAAGTTAGAAAAAATATTAATTAAGTTTAAGTATGTTGATCCTAACGCTAATTCTCGAAGCAAGGTAGTTGAATTAGATGAATTTAAACAAAATAAATTTTCTTCAACCGCATTGTCGGTAAAACAAAAAAACAAGTTAGGTGGCTATTTAAAAGAAATTTCCAAAAATCCAAGAGGGCTATTGTCTTTAATTAGGATTGAACCAAACTTTAGTGATGGTAAACTTATCGGCTTTAGAATAAATTCTAGCAAAGAAAAGCACCTATTTAAAGAACTAGGCTTTAGAGAGCATGATGTGATAACTCGTATTAATGACACGATGCTTGACAGTTTATCTGCTTCTTTTAAAATAGTCGGACTCTTGAAAAAAACAAAAAACTTTGATATTTATCTTGACCGAGAAGGCGAGCAACATATTATTACTATTGACTTAAACTAACATTTCTTATTTATGAAACAACACATTAAAATTATTCTATTGTCGACATTGTTATTCACTTCATCTGCCCAAGCTTTAGTGCTTAATTTGAAAAACACCGATATTCGCACGCTTATCAATACTGTTTCTCAAGCGACAGGCAAAAATTTCATTATTGACCCTAGAGTTAAAGCCAAGGTGAATGTGGTGAGCAATCAAAATGTTGACGATGCTAAACTTTATCAATTTTTTGCTTCTATTTTGCAAGTGCATGGATATGTGATTATTCCTGGTGATGATTTTGACAAAATATTACCTAAAAATGCCACTAAAAACACTTCACCTACCCTACTTGCTGATGACTTAATTGTTAGTGCTGTACTTGCAGTCAAAAATGTGCCAGCAAAAGAGTTGATTTCTATTTTGCGCCCGTTGGTGTCTCAATATGGCTATTTAACTGCCTATCATCCTTCTAATAGCATTGTAATGACAGACACCAATGCCAGCATTAAGCGTATTAAAGATATGATTGAGACACTGGACAGGCAAGTGGATGAGGACTATGAAATTATCACCTTAAAACACACAAGCGCACAAGAAGTGGCAAATATTATCAAGTCATTATTAGCAAAAAAATCTGGTAACACGCTGGTTATTAGCGTCAACACACAGACCAACCAAATTATTATTGGCGGTAGCAAAAGTAAGCGCCTTAAGGCACGCTTTTTAATTGCTGAACTTGATAAAGACAACGGAGAAGAGGGCGGCACTTCTGTGATTTACTTAAAACATGCAAATGCAAAAGATATTTTGCCGATATTGCAAAGTGTCGTCAATAGTAAATCTAGTGGCAAGAATAAAACTACTGCCACTAATATTCAGGCGGATGAAGCGACCAATGCTATTATCGCCACTGCACCACCAGCGATAATTTTAAAGCTTAAAAAAATTATTGGCAAACTTGATATTGAGCGTGCACAAGTGCTGATTGAAGTGGTAATTGCTGAAATTCATTCTTCTGAATCAAATGAACTGGGTATTGGTTTACTAGGTTTTGGTTCAAAAATTGGTGTTATGGCAACCGATTTTAATCAACAAGTAACAGCACTTTTAGGTAGCATTAGTAGTGGCACACCTTCTTTGAAGGCAGGTGCGAACTATGTTCTTGGTAATTTTAATAAAGAGGGGGGTAATTATACCAGTGGACTGGGTGCAATTATTAGCGCACTGGACAGCATGGGTAATGCCGATATTCTTTCCACTCCTTCTATTGTTACCTTGGACAACGAGGAAGCTGAAATTGTCGTGGGTAATGAAGTGCCGTTTATCACCAACACACAATTGAGTAGTAGCAACTCTAATCCTTTTCAAAATTATGAGCGTAAAAATGTTGGCTTAACACTCAAGGTTAAACCCCAAATTAATGAAGGTGGTGGTATTAAACTCGTTATAGAGCAAGAAGTGTCGAATGTTTTGCCTTCAGCCAGTGCCGTTGATGTTATTACTTCTAAGCGTAAAATTAAAACCACAGTTATGGTTAAGAATAATAGATTATTGGTATTGGGTGGTATGATTGACAATACCATTAGAAACACACAGCAAAAAGTGCCTTTATTGGGTGACATTCCAATTTTAGGGCGTTTGTTTCGCTTTAACAGAAGTTCCAGAGAGAAGCGCCATCTAATATTATTTATCAGACCTACCATCTTGTCCGAGGACAATGTGGGTAACATTAGTAAGCAAAAATACAACTATATTACAGCCAAAAGCCTCTTGGATGATACCGAAGGATTGTTCCCTGATTACAGTAAAACTGGCAACCCCCAAGCGAAGCCTAAAGCAACAGAAACGCTTATTAAAATACCAGTATCAAAGGCACCTGTAAAAACAAACACATCAACTACATTTTTCGGATCGGTAGCATCCAAATCAAATGAAGATGATTTTTATGAAGATGATTTTTATGCGAGTGATGATGAGGATTAATGAAAAATTGCCATTAAGGCAACTTGACAAGCATGGCAATATTATTAACATACCCTTAAAGACTCGTTATTAAAATGACAAACAAACTTTCATTGCCCTATTTATTTGCCAAAAAATTCGGTTTGTTATTGGAAGGTAACAAGCTCAGTTACGAAACGCTACCTGATATTTCTACTTTGCTAGAAATTTCTCGCAAACATGGTGCGTGTCAACTGGAAAAGACCAGTAAAGTATCTTTAATGCAAAGAATACAGACGCATTACGAAAGCGGAGCGCTGAGTAATTTACAAGATTTTAGCGACAATGCTGAGCAAGATAAAACACTTGATGACATTGCCATGGAGTTGTTTGAGCCAATAGAATTGTTAGATTCCGATGATCAGGCTCCCATTATTAGTTTGATTAATGCGTTGTGTGCGCAGGCAATTTTACAGGGTGCTTCGGATATTCATATTGAGCCTTATGAATCTCGTATTCGTATTCGCTTTCGCCTCAATGGCATCTTAAGCGAAGTGCTTGAACCGCAACAAAAAATTGCTCCTCTGTTGGTGTCACGCATTAAAGTAATGGCCAATCTTGATATTTCCGAACGACGCTTACCTCAAGACGGCAGAATTGCTTTACAATTAGGCGGGCGAGCAGTGGATATACGCGTCTCCATTATTCCTTCTGGTAAAGGTGAAAAGGTGGTAATGCGTTTATTGGATAAACAAGTAGGGCGATTGCAACTTAAGCAATTGGGCATGGACGATGCCACCTATGAGCAAATCAGTCAATTGATTCACAAGCCGAATGGCATTGTCTTGGTTACCGGTCCGACTGGTTCCGGAAAAACCACCACACTTTATGCCGCACTTAGCGTGCTGAACAATCAATCCAGAAACATTACCACCATTGAAGACCCGATTGAATATCACATTGATGGTATTAATCAAACGCAAATTAACGACAATATCAAGATGTCATTTGCCAAAGGTTTGCGTGCCATTCTACGCCAAGATCCCGATATTGTAATGATAGGTGAAATCCGTGACCAAGAAACGGCTGAAATTGCCGTCCAAGCCAGTTTGACTGGGCATTTGGTTTTTTCTACCTTACATACAAACAGTGCAAAAGATGCCATAATACGCCTTAAAGATATGGGTGTGGAGCCGTTTTTATTGGCGTCCAGTCTTTCAGGTGTTTTGGCACAAAGATTGATTCGAACTTTATGCCCCAAGTGCAAAAAAACGCACACAACAGACGAAAAAGAACAACAAAGATTGGGATTAGATCAGCCCCAAGTTATTTACAGTCCTTCCTCTTGTGAGCACTGTAATCACAGCGGATTTTCAGGGAGAATTGGCCTGTATGAATTGCTGGTTGTTGACGATGAACTTAGGGCAATGATTCACAATGGTGCCAATGAAAATCAAATCTCAGCCCATCTTGATGGAAAAATGCTTACCTTAAAAGACCAAGTTAGAACATTGGTTTCGCAAGGACTTTGTAGTTTAGACGAAGCCATTAGAGTTATCTCTATATAAATATGAGTGTTTTTGAATATAAAGCCATCAATCAAAAGCAGCAAAAAGTTAGCGGCTTAATTGAGAGTGACCATGTTAAGAATGCACGCATTCAACTTAAGGAACAGCAGCTTATTGTTTTAAGCATTGAGTCCACAAAACAACACGCAGCTAAGACAGAATTTTTTCAAAAACACCTTAGCACGACTGATATTGCCATGCTTACACGCCAATTGGGTTCTTTAATTCAGGCTGCTATCCCCATTGACCAAGCCCTAAATACGATTTTGCAAAATCACCATAAGAAACACCTTGTTAAAATCATCAAACAAACCCATTCGCAGATTTTGCAAGGGCAGACCTTGGCAAAATCGCTCGCTTCAAATCATGGACAATTTCCCGATTATTACATCGCTACTATTGAACTTGGTGAAGCCAGCGCTAAATTAGGCACCATCTTAGAGGCGTTAGCAATTGATATTGAAAAGCAACAACAATTCAGAAGAAAAGTCTCTGCTGCCATGATTTATCCGATGGTTGTTTCTATTATTGCCCTCGTTGTGGTTTACTCATTATTGGTTTTTATTGTGCCACAAATTGCAGCAGTTTTTCAAGAATCTGGTCAAGAATTACCTGGTATTACTGTCTTTGTCATCGGTCTAAATAAATTTTTAACCGAACACTCTCTGACTATTTTTAGCGTTTTATTTACGCTTATTTTGGGTGTGAAATTACTCCTTAAAAAGCCCAATATCAAGGAAAAAATGCAAAGATTGCTCGTTAAAGTCCCTGCCATTGGCAAAGTATTGGTAACCACTAATGCCATTCGTTTTGCCCGTACTTTTGCCTTGTTATATGAAAGTGGCGCCCCTATTATCGGCGCCTTAAATAATTCAGCCATGGCGCTTAACTACTTGCCCATGCGTCAGGCAATACTTAAAGCCAGAGAAAAAGTCCGTGAAGGCTCGTCACTTTTCTCAGCTTTCAAACAATATGAAGCCCTACCACCTGTTACTCTTTATATGCTTGCCAGTGGTGAAACCAGTGGACAACTTGCTAAAATGCTTAACAAAGCTGCCCAAAATCAAGAAAGCGAAATCGACCATTACACCACAAAATTGGTCAATGTCTTTGAGCCAGTGATGATACTCGTTATGGGGGGTGTTGTACTTTTTATCGTTTTAGCAATGCTTTTACCCATTTTTGAACTTAATCAAATCCCTTTATAGGTTAATGATTATACGGTTTGTTTTTACGCTTAGCCTAGGCATCTTAATCGGTTGGTTTGTAAATGGATATTGGTACAACGCTACCACAGTTATAGTCGCAAAAATCCAAAAACCAACCATTACACCCAAACAATCAACAGTTGCACTTAAGCAACCAGCGGTTGTGGTTAAAAAAGTATTGGCTGAAGCGTCCCAAGTCTCAGCACCCATGCCACACCCTCAATCTATTAATGTGAGTGATGCTTATGCACCTAAAGTTTTGATAGAACGCAGTAAAGTGGCAATTGACAAAGGTGATTATATTACTGCACTAACACATCTTGAGGATCTTCTTGTTCAAGTGCAAGACCTTTATCCCAGGGCATTCGTAGAAACTTTATATGTTAATACCAGTAAGCAATATATTCAAAAATTAGGCGACAATCAACCGCAACAAACGATAGACTTTTTAAACAGTGCCATCAATGTTTTGCCCAATTATTTAGAATTCCATTACTTACTGGCGCAATTATTTCTAACCCTTGAGCAGTATTCACAAGTGCAATACCAGCTCAGTTTTCTAGCAAATAACATTAAATGGAAAGTGCAATTTGACCGTTTACAAGCCCAACTTGATTACATTAAAACCTTCCAACAAGGCGATATTGAAATCCCACTCATTGCCTTACCTAATGCATGGCATATTAATGTTATGATTGACAACACCCCCGCCCAACTAGTCCTAGACACAGGTGCAAGTATTACCACACTAAGCGCTCATTTGGTTGCAGACAGTTATCAATCTTTAGGTGATATTATTCTCAGCACTGCGAATGGCACATTGTCTGCTTTTAAAGTTAATATTGACACTTTCTCAGTAGGTGCTATTACCAAGCAAAATTTCCCTGTCGTTGTGCTACCCAAAGAAAAATTACCTCAAGATGTTGATGGATTGTTAGGGCTAGATTGGCTACAAGATTTTAACTTTATTATTGATAAGAAAAATGCCTTGTTGCGCCTTACCCCTATTTCTTATTAAGCCTGTCATTTTTTAGATTAAAAAAAACTATGCCAGTTATAAAAAAACATCAGCCTCATTCTGGCATACGATTGCTTGGGTTAGTTACTGCTAGGTAAGGGCAAATTTAGTTTAAAGGTTATCTTGTTTGCTTGCCTATATTTATCTATAATATGACCTGATATTAATTAATTGTAAAAAGGAGCAAATGAAAACAAAACAAAGCAACAGAGGTGGTGGCAAGCAACAGGGTTTCACTTTGATTGAAATCTTAGTGGTGGTTGCTATTATTGGTATTTTGGCAAGTATTATTGTGCCTAAATTAACCAGCAAGGTAGGTCAAGCACGGGTGCAGAAGGCACACCATGATATTAAAACCCTTTCTTCAACACTTAGTTTGTATAAGTTGGATAAGTTTTCTTATCCAAGTTCTAATCAAGGTTTGAGTGTACTGGTTGGTGATTATTTAGACAAATTGCCCAAAGATCCTTGGAACAGAGAGTATCTTTATTTAAGCCCTGGAACACATGGTGTTAAATCTTTTGATTTATACAGTTATGGTGCCGATGGTGTTGCTGGCGGAAGCGATGAAGACAAAGACATTAACAACTGGGACTAGTCTAAAAACCAACGCAGGCTTTACTTTAATTGAATTATTGGTAGTAGTGGCTATTGTGGCTATTTTGGCGGGTTTTGTTACTTTGAGTGTTAAACTTGCTAAACCTTCTGCGGTCAATGTTTTAAAAGCGAAAATACAACAACATATCACATTGGTGAAGAATCATGTGCAATTGTATAATCAGCCTATTCGCCTACAGATAAATCAAGATAATATGCAAGCATTTAGTTTTCAGCCAGAACCCAGTAAGAACACTGAGGACAAAGAGGGGGTGCCATTAGAAAGATCATTAGAGAAATCACTTTGGCAACCTAATTCAGAACTCCAGCCGCTGGCATTTAAGCCTGTTGAAGTAAGTATTAGCAGGGCAAATGCTGGGAAGGGAAGTGTTAGCATCGATAGGATTGAAATACTGCCCAATGGGTTTATTACTGATGCTATTATTACGCTATCTCAAGGTGATGAGTCCATTTCATTAAAGACAATTGCAAATGAAAAAAAGTAGAGGCTTTACATTGGTTGAAGTTTTAATCGCGCTGGTGATTGTCGCTGTGTCTCTTAGTGCCTTGGTTACTGCTGATCAGCAGAATACTGACAGCATTGGGTATTTTCAGCGTAAAACATTGGCAAATCTAGTTATTGGCAATTTAAGTGTGGACAAGCGTGTTGGGCTAAAGCCAAATATGGGTTATCAATCTGGCGAATATAAAATGGGTAAAAGAGTTTGGTACTGGAAAACAAATACACAAAAAACTGCCAATCAAAATGTTATTAAAACAGATTTATCTCTTTATTCGAATATTAGTAAGCGTGATTCTAAGCAATCAGTTGCCACTTTGGTGCTATATTTAGAACGATGAAACAATACGGCTTCACTTTGGTAGAATTATTGATAGCAATTACGATATTGTCGGTTATTGGGGTGATTTCTTATGGGGCATTAGATGGCACATTAAAACACCAAACTGCCCAAAAACACCACAGTCAAAATTTGACACAATTACAAAGAATATCACTTTATTTGGATCGGGATTTTTCCCAAGTTTTTCAGGGAGAGGTTACATTAAGTAAAGATAAAATTCAGCTTAAAAGCGTGCAAAATGATACTTTACTTACCATTGATTATCAGTTTGGTGACAATACAATTACCCGCCACGCCACTTCTAGTATAGGAAAATCTGCAAAATTGATTTTCTTGAAAGAAGTTAAAGAATTTAAAATTCGGTTACTTGATAACAAAAACAAGTGGCACACCACCTGGAAATTTAAAAACAACAAAAATCGCTTAAAAGCCATAGAGGTTAAATTCACTCACCCTTATTGGGGCGATATCAAAAAAGTGGTGGCAATATAGATGCAAAAATCACATGAAAAAGGCGTTGTGTTGATCAGTGTGCTAATTATAGTAGCAATGATTAGTCTTGTTGTAAATATGATGTGGCAACAACAGGCGTTGAGTTTGAAGAATACTGAAAATAGTATTTACACCCAGCAGGCTGTTAATTATCTTTATAGCATGGAATCTTGGGTGAAAAGCATTTTAAAAAAAGATGATCATAAAATTGATGAGTTGGGCGAAGATTGGGCCACTACCATCCCCCCAATTCCAGTGCCTAATGGCACTATTGAAGGAAAAATATTCGATTTGCAAGCGCGTTTTAATATTAATAAGTTGCTTCAGACCAAGAAAGATGAAAGTCGAGTTTATATTGATCCAGATTATCGTGGCTTTTTAGATATGCTTAACACAATGTTAGAGCAAGACTATATGAGCGACCCTATTCTTGAGCATATCAACGCGCAACAATCATTGCCAAAATTTGAACACATTTCACAACTTAAATTGGTTGAAGGCATATCACTGAAAAATTATCTAAAAATAAGACCCTATCTTTATGCTTATGAAAACATTGAAGCCAAAGTAAATATTAATACTGCCAGTGAAGAGGTGATAACCGCCTTATACCCAGATTCAGTTGAGGAAATCATTAGTGGCAGACCCTTTAAGTCAACTGATGATGTATATAAAATAATACGCAAGCCCCTCACTGGCACTGCCTTGAGACAAGCCAAGAAAAAATTCGAAACATTGATTGATATTAAGAGCGACTATTTCTTACTTGAAGCAAATGTTAATATTAACGATATTCACTTAAAGGCTCAAACTCTATTTCATCGGCAGGAAAAATCAATCAACATTGTTGAGCGTACTTATCGTCAAATTTTACAATAAAAAATACAAAATCCTTATGAGACCCCTGCGTTAAACATAAATGTTAAAGCGCAACTTCTGCTTATTTGTAATTTGTTTTTTATCCAACATTTATGTCTAATGCAGGATTTCCCTTGTGTAGATACGGATTCTTGATGATTATTTGGTCTCTTAAAGAGACTTTTGTATAAATATGGATGATTAGCAAAATTCAATTTTTTCCCACTTGGTGATTTTCTTAAACCTTGTCCTAGCAGGGCTAAGGCTGGGTTTAAAAAATTACCAAGTGGGTGAAAAGTGGATTCTTGATGATTATTTATATTTATGCAAAGGTCTCTTAAAGTGTTATTTTTTTTGTTCACTCGAAATTTTTAGCTTTTTTCGTTTATAATCTACCCCTTTTTGAGTTATTAATAAAATAAATTATGTTAAGTGCTATTAGAAATAAAATTAAAGGTTGGGTTGCTTATGTGATTATTGCCCTAATTATCGTTCCATTTGC
Coding sequences within:
- the gspG gene encoding type II secretion system major pseudopilin GspG is translated as MKTKQSNRGGGKQQGFTLIEILVVVAIIGILASIIVPKLTSKVGQARVQKAHHDIKTLSSTLSLYKLDKFSYPSSNQGLSVLVGDYLDKLPKDPWNREYLYLSPGTHGVKSFDLYSYGADGVAGGSDEDKDINNWD
- a CDS encoding retropepsin-like aspartic protease, with protein sequence MIIRFVFTLSLGILIGWFVNGYWYNATTVIVAKIQKPTITPKQSTVALKQPAVVVKKVLAEASQVSAPMPHPQSINVSDAYAPKVLIERSKVAIDKGDYITALTHLEDLLVQVQDLYPRAFVETLYVNTSKQYIQKLGDNQPQQTIDFLNSAINVLPNYLEFHYLLAQLFLTLEQYSQVQYQLSFLANNIKWKVQFDRLQAQLDYIKTFQQGDIEIPLIALPNAWHINVMIDNTPAQLVLDTGASITTLSAHLVADSYQSLGDIILSTANGTLSAFKVNIDTFSVGAITKQNFPVVVLPKEKLPQDVDGLLGLDWLQDFNFIIDKKNALLRLTPISY
- a CDS encoding prepilin-type N-terminal cleavage/methylation domain-containing protein: MKTKTLTTGTSLKTNAGFTLIELLVVVAIVAILAGFVTLSVKLAKPSAVNVLKAKIQQHITLVKNHVQLYNQPIRLQINQDNMQAFSFQPEPSKNTEDKEGVPLERSLEKSLWQPNSELQPLAFKPVEVSISRANAGKGSVSIDRIEILPNGFITDAIITLSQGDESISLKTIANEKK
- the gspK gene encoding type II secretion system minor pseudopilin GspK, producing the protein MQKSHEKGVVLISVLIIVAMISLVVNMMWQQQALSLKNTENSIYTQQAVNYLYSMESWVKSILKKDDHKIDELGEDWATTIPPIPVPNGTIEGKIFDLQARFNINKLLQTKKDESRVYIDPDYRGFLDMLNTMLEQDYMSDPILEHINAQQSLPKFEHISQLKLVEGISLKNYLKIRPYLYAYENIEAKVNINTASEEVITALYPDSVEEIISGRPFKSTDDVYKIIRKPLTGTALRQAKKKFETLIDIKSDYFLLEANVNINDIHLKAQTLFHRQEKSINIVERTYRQILQ
- a CDS encoding type II secretion system F family protein translates to MSVFEYKAINQKQQKVSGLIESDHVKNARIQLKEQQLIVLSIESTKQHAAKTEFFQKHLSTTDIAMLTRQLGSLIQAAIPIDQALNTILQNHHKKHLVKIIKQTHSQILQGQTLAKSLASNHGQFPDYYIATIELGEASAKLGTILEALAIDIEKQQQFRRKVSAAMIYPMVVSIIALVVVYSLLVFIVPQIAAVFQESGQELPGITVFVIGLNKFLTEHSLTIFSVLFTLILGVKLLLKKPNIKEKMQRLLVKVPAIGKVLVTTNAIRFARTFALLYESGAPIIGALNNSAMALNYLPMRQAILKAREKVREGSSLFSAFKQYEALPPVTLYMLASGETSGQLAKMLNKAAQNQESEIDHYTTKLVNVFEPVMILVMGGVVLFIVLAMLLPIFELNQIPL
- a CDS encoding type II secretion system protein N, which encodes MDLKTVLPANWIRIKRLSVSYQDKIRVGITLCLVVYLAYVCAQLALGLFINAQSQVVAAIDIKTPRSNTNNMRAYNNLFGQFQRVKIRQDYKKVKLTPLNLTLVGTVFKRRNALAIIKNGRKKAKIYRQGDKIIAGVLLKDIAKDYVVIERGEKLEKILIKFKYVDPNANSRSKVVELDEFKQNKFSSTALSVKQKNKLGGYLKEISKNPRGLLSLIRIEPNFSDGKLIGFRINSSKEKHLFKELGFREHDVITRINDTMLDSLSASFKIVGLLKKTKNFDIYLDREGEQHIITIDLN
- the gspD gene encoding type II secretion system secretin GspD, yielding MSTLLFTSSAQALVLNLKNTDIRTLINTVSQATGKNFIIDPRVKAKVNVVSNQNVDDAKLYQFFASILQVHGYVIIPGDDFDKILPKNATKNTSPTLLADDLIVSAVLAVKNVPAKELISILRPLVSQYGYLTAYHPSNSIVMTDTNASIKRIKDMIETLDRQVDEDYEIITLKHTSAQEVANIIKSLLAKKSGNTLVISVNTQTNQIIIGGSKSKRLKARFLIAELDKDNGEEGGTSVIYLKHANAKDILPILQSVVNSKSSGKNKTTATNIQADEATNAIIATAPPAIILKLKKIIGKLDIERAQVLIEVVIAEIHSSESNELGIGLLGFGSKIGVMATDFNQQVTALLGSISSGTPSLKAGANYVLGNFNKEGGNYTSGLGAIISALDSMGNADILSTPSIVTLDNEEAEIVVGNEVPFITNTQLSSSNSNPFQNYERKNVGLTLKVKPQINEGGGIKLVIEQEVSNVLPSASAVDVITSKRKIKTTVMVKNNRLLVLGGMIDNTIRNTQQKVPLLGDIPILGRLFRFNRSSREKRHLILFIRPTILSEDNVGNISKQKYNYITAKSLLDDTEGLFPDYSKTGNPQAKPKATETLIKIPVSKAPVKTNTSTTFFGSVASKSNEDDFYEDDFYASDDED
- the gspI gene encoding type II secretion system minor pseudopilin GspI, which produces MKKSRGFTLVEVLIALVIVAVSLSALVTADQQNTDSIGYFQRKTLANLVIGNLSVDKRVGLKPNMGYQSGEYKMGKRVWYWKTNTQKTANQNVIKTDLSLYSNISKRDSKQSVATLVLYLER
- a CDS encoding prepilin-type N-terminal cleavage/methylation domain-containing protein, with protein sequence MKQYGFTLVELLIAITILSVIGVISYGALDGTLKHQTAQKHHSQNLTQLQRISLYLDRDFSQVFQGEVTLSKDKIQLKSVQNDTLLTIDYQFGDNTITRHATSSIGKSAKLIFLKEVKEFKIRLLDNKNKWHTTWKFKNNKNRLKAIEVKFTHPYWGDIKKVVAI
- a CDS encoding GspE/PulE family protein, with amino-acid sequence MTNKLSLPYLFAKKFGLLLEGNKLSYETLPDISTLLEISRKHGACQLEKTSKVSLMQRIQTHYESGALSNLQDFSDNAEQDKTLDDIAMELFEPIELLDSDDQAPIISLINALCAQAILQGASDIHIEPYESRIRIRFRLNGILSEVLEPQQKIAPLLVSRIKVMANLDISERRLPQDGRIALQLGGRAVDIRVSIIPSGKGEKVVMRLLDKQVGRLQLKQLGMDDATYEQISQLIHKPNGIVLVTGPTGSGKTTTLYAALSVLNNQSRNITTIEDPIEYHIDGINQTQINDNIKMSFAKGLRAILRQDPDIVMIGEIRDQETAEIAVQASLTGHLVFSTLHTNSAKDAIIRLKDMGVEPFLLASSLSGVLAQRLIRTLCPKCKKTHTTDEKEQQRLGLDQPQVIYSPSSCEHCNHSGFSGRIGLYELLVVDDELRAMIHNGANENQISAHLDGKMLTLKDQVRTLVSQGLCSLDEAIRVISI